The following coding sequences lie in one Rutidosis leptorrhynchoides isolate AG116_Rl617_1_P2 chromosome 4, CSIRO_AGI_Rlap_v1, whole genome shotgun sequence genomic window:
- the LOC139839866 gene encoding glutathione hydrolase 3-like — MMEKTQNIKTPFLSKTEDYNYTNNKWIISLWFILSIISLTFFVVTFGGNPSSSWLDGGRKFRKSVQSDDALQTQKTVTGVQVGNAVESLEAVVAADDARCSEIGVSFLRAGGHAVDAAVAVALCLGVVSPMSSGVGGGGFMVVRSVDTLKTQAFDFRETAPLAASQNMYENDLDSKYAGALSMGVPAEIAGLYEGWLTYGRLPWKSLFGPAIRLAKDGFTVAPYLASKISSYAALIKNDPGLQQVFAPNGEILKAGDICYNPKLSWSLEVIANEGPKAFYDGVIGENLVKDVQDAGGILTMEDLRNYKVEVTDAVAVDTMGYTILGMPPPSSGTLGLALMSNILESYESSNAAKGSLGLHRFIESLKHMLAIRMDLGDPEFVNISKTVADMLSPSFAKNIQKRIFDNTTFPSAYYMPRWSQLQDHGTSHFCIVDDDRNAVSLTTTVNYVFGSGVLSRSTGILLNNEMGDFSAPTEISSDTLPPSPSNFIQPNKRPLSSMTPIIVLKNEQLAGVIGGSGGMYIIPAVAQVFINHFILGMDPLNAVQSPRVYHKLIPNVVHYENWTVIDGDHIELSDFRKRFLEERNHVLEPLAGGAVCQVIVQTIKKQSENRKMMYDHEQQVLKGILTAVSDPRKDGLAAAC, encoded by the exons ATGATGGAGAAGACACAGAACATAAAAACTCCATTTTTGAGTAAAACAGAAGATTACAATTATACTAACAACAAATGGATTATATCTCTGTGGTTCATCTTGTCAATCATCTCTCTCACTT TTTTTGTCGTTACATTCGGAGGTAATCCAAGTTCTAGCTGGTTAGATGGTGGAAGGAAGTTTAGAAAGAGTGTACAATCCGATGATGCGTTACAAACACAGAAAACCGTCACTGGAGTACAAGTTGGTAATGCAGTTGAGTCGTTAGAAGCTGTGGTTGCTGCTGACGATGCACGTTGCTCCGAGATTGGAGTATCGTTCCTTCGAGCAGGCGGTCATGCTGTTGATGCTGCTGTGGCTGTCGCTTTATGTCTTGGAGTCGTGAGTCCGATGTCTAGTGGTGTTGGCGGTGGCGGTTTTATGGTGGTTCGTTCTGTCGATACGTTAAAAACACAAGCGTTTGATTTTAGGGAAACCGCTCCCTTGGCTGCTTCACAG AATATGTACGAGAACGATCTAGACTCCAAATATGCAGGAGCGTTGTCAATGGGCGTACCTGCAGAGATAGCCGGTCTTTACGAAGGTTGGTTAACGTACGGGAGACTGCCTTGGAAGTCATTGTTCGGTCCAGCTATTCGGCTTGCGAAAGACGGGTTTACAGTTGCACCTTATCTTGCTAGTAAAATTTCAAGTTATGCAGCTTTGATTAAGAATGATCCTGGTTTGCAACAAGTGTTTGCTCCAAATGGGGAGATTTTAAAAGCTGGGGACATTTGTTATAACCCGAAGCTTAGTTGGAGTTTAGAAGTTATAGCAAACGAAGGACCGAAAGCGTTTTATGATGGCGTTATAGGGGAGAATTTGGTTAAGGATGTTCAAGATGCAGGTGGGATTTTGACAATGGAAGATTTAAGGAATTATAAAGTTGAAGTTACGGATGCAGTTGCAGTCGATACGATGGGGTATACTATTTTAGGGATGCCGCCCCCATCAAGCGGTACCTTGGGGCTAGCTTTG ATGTCAAACATTTTAGAAAGTTATGAGAGCTCAAATGCTGCAAAAGGATCGTTGGGTTTACACCGTTTTATAGAAAGTTTGAAGCACATGCTTGCTATTCGGATGGATTTGGGTGACCCGGAGTTCGTTAATATAAGCAAGACTGTAGCCGATATGCTTTCACCCTCATTCGCGAAGAACATTCAAAAGCGGATTTTTGACAACACTACTTTCCCTTCTGCATACTACATGCCCAG GTGGAGCCAACTTCAAGATCATGGTACAAGCCATTTTTGCATAGTGGACGATGATAGAAATGCAGTATCGTTGACAACTACAGTGAATTATGTGTTTGGAAGTGGGGTTTTGTCTCGTTCGACAGGCATTTTGCTAAACAATGAGATGGGTGACTTTTCAGCTCCTACTGAAATATCATCAGATACCCTTCCTCCTTCGCCTTCTAATTTTATCCAACCAAACAAGAGGCCATTATCGTCCATGACTCCAATTATTGTCCTCaag AATGAACAGTTAGCCGGGGTGATTGGAGGCAGTGGCGGTATGTACATTATTCCAGCAGTTGCACAAGTTTTTATCAACCATTTTATCTTAGGCATGGACCCTTTAAACGCAGTTCAGTCGCCTCGAGTCTACCACAAG TTGATACCAAATGTAGTGCATTATGAAAACTGGACAGTAATTGATGGTGATCATATCGAGCTTTCAGACTTTCGAAAGAGATTCCTCGAGGAAAGAAATCATGTTTTGGAACCACTAGCCGGTGGAGCAGTCTGTCAAGTTATCGTTCAAACGATAAAGAAACAAAGTGAGAATAGAAAAATGATGTATGATCATGAACAACAAGTGTTGAAAGGGATTCTTACTGCGGTAAGCGATCCAAGAAAAGACGGCTTGGCAGCTGCTTGCTGA